The following DNA comes from Riemerella anatipestifer ATCC 11845 = DSM 15868.
ATTAAAGCAACCTATTACTGTTGATGAAGCTGTACCTACCGAAAGTGGAGATGGAGAAATAAAAGAACAAGATGCGGGAACAGTTCAACCAAAAGAAAATACTCCAAAAGTTAAAACAGACCCTAAGTCTACAGTTAGCAAGTTTTTAAACAACATAGGGAGTAATAATTTAAAGGCTGCTTATGAGATTTCTTCAAATCCAAAGTGGGGTTCTTACGACCAGTTTTCTAATCCAACATCTGGTTTTGGCTCTGTGAAAAACATTTCTGTAAAAAACATTTCAACTCAGTCTAGTTCTGATAATTCTGCAACAGTAAATGCAAGTTATAATGTAACGGATAATAATGGCAACACTTCTGCATTAGATGTTACCTATACGCTTAAATCAGACGGAAATAGTTGGAAAATTACAAACTATAAAATTAATTCTACACAAAAACAATAGTGCTAATGGCAACTCAAGAACTCATTAAAAAATTAGAAAAAACCATTGATAATATCCCAAACTTCCCTAAAGAAGGGATACAGTTTAAGGATATCACACCTATTTTCCTTAATCCAGAACTTTACGAAGAGGTCATAGATGATTTGGTGGCGTTTAGTAAAGGTAAGGTAGATGTAGTCTGTGGTATAGAAAGCAGAGGCTTCCTTTTTGGAATAGCTGTGGCGGTAAAGTTAGGAGTTCCTTTTGTGTTAATTCGTAAGAAAGGTAAACTTCCGCCTCCGTTTATTTCTCAAAAATACGATTTGGAGTACGGCTCATCAGAGATAGAAATGAAAGAGGGGCAATTAAAAGCTGGTGATAGAGTTCTAATTCACGATGACCTTTTAGCAACAGGCGGAACTACTGAAGCTGCAGCAAAACTAGTGGAGAAACAAGGAGCAAAAGCAGCA
Coding sequences within:
- a CDS encoding adenine phosphoribosyltransferase, giving the protein MATQELIKKLEKTIDNIPNFPKEGIQFKDITPIFLNPELYEEVIDDLVAFSKGKVDVVCGIESRGFLFGIAVAVKLGVPFVLIRKKGKLPPPFISQKYDLEYGSSEIEMKEGQLKAGDRVLIHDDLLATGGTTEAAAKLVEKQGAKAAQFSFLIGLKALGGEAKLKKFNSEIYQLLEY